The Leguminivora glycinivorella isolate SPB_JAAS2020 chromosome 17, LegGlyc_1.1, whole genome shotgun sequence genome has a window encoding:
- the LOC125235336 gene encoding aldehyde oxidase 4-like isoform X2, with translation MCHRQLVMDCIEFTVNGRKCSVDESTPRDTTLNAYLRYTLALPGTKAMCHEGGCGACIVSVRARRASGATETFSVNSCLVLVFSCHGWEITTIEGVGNRLTGYSDVQKRIAAFNGSQCGYCTPGWVMHMTSLQDKHLTMAELERSFGSNTCRCTGFRPILDAMKSFAIDASADLCQKVNDIEDLKICSKTNSICERRCSGFSEGSDWSVISDHMELEKKKIEKIISFTFGNQKFFKIFDEDDVFDLLNKYGVDSYMFVDGNTGKGTVETFEYPRILIDISAVKSLKKYEFDQNLILGANMALEDCITLFKETAKSQTEFSYLAEFVKHLELVAHIPVRKIGSLAGNLMLKHENPAYQSDVFLLLEAVGAVVVIKRSNGNKKSLSLLDFLKYDMRGVLMVAIELPPLSSKHVFRSYKIMPRNQNALAIVNAAFLFKINPKTKVIEDAVICYGNISPTFVHAKGTEAFLKGKMVFNNVTLQAAIKILSKEIVPKYDPAQPSSDFRKKLAIGLFYKVILNICPPNALNPRYRSGATLVQRPLSHGNQEFQTDSSLYPLNQPVTKLEAVIQAAGEAKYANDIPPMPREVFGAFVQSTVHSGELVSVDSRDVLDIEGVIAVYTAKDIPGVNSFTVPGFQLLDEEEEIIASKNILFYGQPVAIVIATSEELAVKVAKNVKVTYKNVPSSAPVLTIDQAKKDSKRYVPNDSAAIKPKGKGDDVKKVIKGVYEIEGQYHYYMEPVTCVVVPVDQGLEVYDSTQWMDLTQRAISRCLNINESDVHLKVRRIGGGFGGKISRNVRASTACALAAKLLNTPCRFIVPLQTNLATAGGRLPCQCEYEVGVNDDGKIQYLNATIVEDNGCSNNETVLSYATSGFTNCYVPDYFDVKMAAVTTDTPSNTFARAPGTSEGMACVEHIMEHIAFAVQKDPTDVRIANMRTDDNDLPTLIEMWKKETDYEKRLQSIQEFNKANRWMKKAIKINIMSFPVEYYGNYSAMISIYRGDGTVTVTTGGVEMGQGVNTKVAQVVAYKLGIPLEMVTVLPNYSFTAANNVFSGSSIVSECVCYSALKSCDTLIERLQPLREKMSSPSWSALIKQAGDDQIDLTATYMMTDKESDLTAYSAFAVAILEVQLDVLTARYEILRCDILEDVGLSVNPTIDISQVEGAYVQGLGYFTTEKLIRDPQTGRLLSNRSLTYHVPLALDIPADFRVKLRFNSKNTTGVLGSKAVGEMGICTAHGITHVLRQCIHESRRDSKYDTTNWINIDVPYDAESIMKALDVQLEEFLIT, from the exons TGGACGAGTCGACGCCGCGCGACACTACCCTGAACGCGTACCTGCGCTACACGCTAGCGCTGCCGGGCACTAAGGCTATGTGCCATGAAGGCGGTTGCGGAGCATGCATTGTGTCTGTGCGCGCTCGGCGCGCTTCGGGCGCTACGGAGACGTTTTCTGTCAACTCC TGTTTGGTGCTGGTATTTTCCTGCCACGGCTGGGAGATCACGACGATCGAAGGCGTGGGTAACCGGCTCACCGGCTACAGTGACGTGCAGAAACGCATCGCAGCTTTTAATGGAAGCCAGTGCGGCTACTGTACGCCGGGATGGGTCATGCATATGACTAG TCTGCAGGACAAGCACCTAACGATGGCAGAACTGGAGCGGTCCTTCGGCTCCAACACCTGCCGCTGTACTGGCTTCAGACCCATCCTGGATGCCATGAAGTCCTTTGCTATAGACGCCAGCGCGGACCTCTGCCAGAAG GTGAACGACATCGAAGATCTCAAGATTTGCAGCAAAACCAACTCCATCTGTGAACGCCGCTGCTCCGGATTCAGCGAGGGCAGTGACTGGAGCGTCATCAGCGACCACATGGAGTTAGAAAAGAAGAAGATCGAGAAAATAATCTCTTTCACTTTTGGGAACCAgaagtttttcaaaatttttgacGAGGACGACGTGTTTGATCTGCTGAACAAGTATGGCGTGGATTCGTATATGTTTGTGGATGGTAATACCGGGAAAG gaacGGTTGAGACATTCGAATATCCCCGAATCTTAATAGACATCAGTGCAGTAAAGAGTCTGAAAAAGTACGAATTTGACCAGAATTTGATACTTGGCGCTAACATGGCACTGGAAGATTGCATAACTCTATTTAAAGAAACCGCAAAGTCTCAAACTGAATTTTCGTATTTGGCTGAATTTGTAAAACATTTAGAGCTTGTAGCACACATTCCCGTTCGAAAG ATTGGTTCCTTGGCCGGTAATTTGATGTTGAAGCACGAGAACCCTGCATATCAGTCCGACGTGTTTCTGCTTTTGGAAGCGGTTGGAGCTGTCGTGGTCATCA AGCGGAGTAACGGGAATAAGAAAAGTCTTTCGCTGTTAGATTTTTTGAAGTACGACATGCGGGGTGTGCTTATGGTGGCCATAGAACTGCCTCCATTGAGCAGCAAACATGTGTTTAGAAGCTATAAG ATAATGCCCCGAAACCAAAACGCCTTAGCCATCGTCAACGCAGCGTTTCTCTTCAAAATCAACCCCAAAACGAAGGTCATCGAAGATGCCGTCATCTGCTATGGAAATATTTCTCCCACATTCGTGCATGCAAAAGGCACTGAGGCGTTTTTAAAAGGGAAAATGGTGTTCAACAATGTGACCTTGCAGGCTGCCATCAAGATTTTGAGCAAAGAAATCGTGCCTAAATATGATCCGGCACAACCTTCTAGTGATTTTAGGAAGAAGCTGGCCATTGGTTTGTTTTACAAG GTGATCTTAAATATCTGCCCGCCCAACGCGCTCAACCCTCGCTACCGCTCAGGCGCCACCCTTGTCCAGCGGCCTTTATCCCACGGCAACCAGGAGTTTCAGACTGACTCCTCACTGTACCCGCTCAACCAG ccCGTGACTAAGCTCGAGGCCGTGATCCAGGCGGCAGGCGAGGCCAAATACGCCAACGACATCCCGCCCATGCCGAGGGAGGTGTTCGGGGCCTTCGTACAATCCACTGTGCACTCGGGGGAACTCGTGTCGGTTGACAGTCGTGATGTCTTG GATATAGAAGGAGTTATAGCAGTGTACACCGCCAAAGATATTCCTGGCGTAAATTCCTTCACCGTACCAGGGTTCCAACTGCTAGATGAGGAAGAAGAAATAATCGCCAGCAAAAACATCTTATTCTACGGCCAACCCGTGGCGATCGTCATTGCCACCTCAGAAGAATTAGCTGTTAAAGTCGCCAAGAATGTAAAAGTGACTTATAAAAATGTTCCATCATCAGCTCCCGTGCTAACTATAGACCAGGCAAAGAAGGATAGTAAGAGATACGTCCCAAACGACTCAGCCGCTATTAAGCCTAAAGGGAAAGGGGATGATGTGAAGAAGGTGATAAAGGGCGTATATGAGATAGAGGGGCAGTACCACTATTACATGGAGCCGGTGACGTGTGTTGTGGTTCCGGTGGACCAGGGGCTGGAGGTGTATGACTCGACGCAGTGGATGGACCTCACGCAGAGGGCTATATCGCGATGCTTGAATATTAATGAGAGCGA TGTCCATCTGAAAGTCCGTCGTATCGGCGGTGGCTTCGGCGGTAAGATCAGCCGCAATGTCCGCGCGTCAACAGCTTGTGCGCTAGCCGCCAAACTGCTCAACACACCCTGCCGATTCATAGTGCCGCTGCAGACCAATCTGGCCACGGCTGGCGGGCGACTGCCCTGCCAGTGCGAATACGAG GTGGGCGTAAATGATGATGGCAAGATTCAGTACTTGAATGCAACAATCGTCGAGGACAATGGTTGTTCCAACAACGAGACTGTCCTATCTTACGCTACTTCGGGCTTTACTAACTGCTATGTGCCCGACTACTTTGACGTCAAGATGGCCGCTGTCACGACGGATACACCGTCTAATACTTTTGCGAGAGCACCag gCACTTCCGAGGGCATGGCCTGCGTTGAACACATCATGGAACATATCGCCTTCGCAGTCCAGAAGGACCCGACCGACGTGCGCATCGCCAACATGCGTACCGATGACAATGACCTCCCCACGCTCATTGAGATGTGGAAGAAGGAAACCGACTACGAAAAACGCCTACAAAGCATCCAGGAGTTCAACAAAGCTAATCGCTGGATGAAAAAAGCCATTAAAATCAATATAATGAGTTTCCCAGTAGAATATTATGGGAATTATTCGGCCATGATATCGATTTATCGAGGAGATGGCACGGTGACTGTGACCACGGGGGGAGTTGAAATGGGCCAAGGCGTCAACACCAAAGTTGCCCAGGTTGTCGCTTACAAACTAGGAATACCGCTGGAGATGGTTACCGTCCTCCCGAATTATTCATTCACGGCTGCAAATAATGTATTTTCTGGTTCTAGTATTGTCAGTGAGTGCGTTTGTTACTCTGCTCTCAAATCATGTGATACTCTGATTGAGAGACTGCAGCCTCTTCGGGAAAAAATGTCGAGCCCATCTTGGAGTGCGTTGATCAAGCAGGCTGGGGATGATCAGATCGATTTGACAGCGACCTACATGATGACTGACAAGGAAAGCGACTTGACTGCGTACAGTGCGTTTGCTGTGGCCATTTTGGAAGTTCAGTTGGACGTCTTGACAGCTAGATATGAGATCTTGCGCTGCGATATATTAGAAGATGTCGGATTGAGCGTGAATCCAACTATTGATATTTCACAG GTGGAAGGCGCTTACGTTCAAGGCCTAGGTTACTTCACTACGGAAAAACTAATTCGAGATCCGCAGACCGGTCGGCTGCTCAGCAACCGTTCCCTCACCTATCACGTGCCTCTGGCCCTGGACATACCTGCAGACTTCAGGGTTAAACTGAGGTTCAACTCCAAGAACACAACCGGAGTATTAGGCTCTAAAG CGGTAGGGGAGATGGGAATTTGCACGGCGCATGGCATCACGCACGTGCTGAGGCAGTGCATTCACGAATCCAGAAGAGACTCAAAATACGATACCACGAACTGGATCAATATTG ATGTTCCATACGACGCGGAGTCAATTATGAAAGCTCTAGATGTCCAGCTGGAAGAATTTCTTATTACATAA
- the LOC125235336 gene encoding aldehyde oxidase 4-like isoform X1 has translation MRLEIPIFTRCCCCFPLRRGIIILGYLSLVFAVFVIWMETQMTENWSDDTLTLFRGATFSVQRWLPIFLYCIEIGFILILLVGAHTRRPTLIRVYYYYGITTTAAALAVYLLTMPRREQRFPSYYLIDISTMFIGLVDESTPRDTTLNAYLRYTLALPGTKAMCHEGGCGACIVSVRARRASGATETFSVNSCLVLVFSCHGWEITTIEGVGNRLTGYSDVQKRIAAFNGSQCGYCTPGWVMHMTSLQDKHLTMAELERSFGSNTCRCTGFRPILDAMKSFAIDASADLCQKVNDIEDLKICSKTNSICERRCSGFSEGSDWSVISDHMELEKKKIEKIISFTFGNQKFFKIFDEDDVFDLLNKYGVDSYMFVDGNTGKGTVETFEYPRILIDISAVKSLKKYEFDQNLILGANMALEDCITLFKETAKSQTEFSYLAEFVKHLELVAHIPVRKIGSLAGNLMLKHENPAYQSDVFLLLEAVGAVVVIKRSNGNKKSLSLLDFLKYDMRGVLMVAIELPPLSSKHVFRSYKIMPRNQNALAIVNAAFLFKINPKTKVIEDAVICYGNISPTFVHAKGTEAFLKGKMVFNNVTLQAAIKILSKEIVPKYDPAQPSSDFRKKLAIGLFYKVILNICPPNALNPRYRSGATLVQRPLSHGNQEFQTDSSLYPLNQPVTKLEAVIQAAGEAKYANDIPPMPREVFGAFVQSTVHSGELVSVDSRDVLDIEGVIAVYTAKDIPGVNSFTVPGFQLLDEEEEIIASKNILFYGQPVAIVIATSEELAVKVAKNVKVTYKNVPSSAPVLTIDQAKKDSKRYVPNDSAAIKPKGKGDDVKKVIKGVYEIEGQYHYYMEPVTCVVVPVDQGLEVYDSTQWMDLTQRAISRCLNINESDVHLKVRRIGGGFGGKISRNVRASTACALAAKLLNTPCRFIVPLQTNLATAGGRLPCQCEYEVGVNDDGKIQYLNATIVEDNGCSNNETVLSYATSGFTNCYVPDYFDVKMAAVTTDTPSNTFARAPGTSEGMACVEHIMEHIAFAVQKDPTDVRIANMRTDDNDLPTLIEMWKKETDYEKRLQSIQEFNKANRWMKKAIKINIMSFPVEYYGNYSAMISIYRGDGTVTVTTGGVEMGQGVNTKVAQVVAYKLGIPLEMVTVLPNYSFTAANNVFSGSSIVSECVCYSALKSCDTLIERLQPLREKMSSPSWSALIKQAGDDQIDLTATYMMTDKESDLTAYSAFAVAILEVQLDVLTARYEILRCDILEDVGLSVNPTIDISQVEGAYVQGLGYFTTEKLIRDPQTGRLLSNRSLTYHVPLALDIPADFRVKLRFNSKNTTGVLGSKAVGEMGICTAHGITHVLRQCIHESRRDSKYDTTNWINIDVPYDAESIMKALDVQLEEFLIT, from the exons TGGACGAGTCGACGCCGCGCGACACTACCCTGAACGCGTACCTGCGCTACACGCTAGCGCTGCCGGGCACTAAGGCTATGTGCCATGAAGGCGGTTGCGGAGCATGCATTGTGTCTGTGCGCGCTCGGCGCGCTTCGGGCGCTACGGAGACGTTTTCTGTCAACTCC TGTTTGGTGCTGGTATTTTCCTGCCACGGCTGGGAGATCACGACGATCGAAGGCGTGGGTAACCGGCTCACCGGCTACAGTGACGTGCAGAAACGCATCGCAGCTTTTAATGGAAGCCAGTGCGGCTACTGTACGCCGGGATGGGTCATGCATATGACTAG TCTGCAGGACAAGCACCTAACGATGGCAGAACTGGAGCGGTCCTTCGGCTCCAACACCTGCCGCTGTACTGGCTTCAGACCCATCCTGGATGCCATGAAGTCCTTTGCTATAGACGCCAGCGCGGACCTCTGCCAGAAG GTGAACGACATCGAAGATCTCAAGATTTGCAGCAAAACCAACTCCATCTGTGAACGCCGCTGCTCCGGATTCAGCGAGGGCAGTGACTGGAGCGTCATCAGCGACCACATGGAGTTAGAAAAGAAGAAGATCGAGAAAATAATCTCTTTCACTTTTGGGAACCAgaagtttttcaaaatttttgacGAGGACGACGTGTTTGATCTGCTGAACAAGTATGGCGTGGATTCGTATATGTTTGTGGATGGTAATACCGGGAAAG gaacGGTTGAGACATTCGAATATCCCCGAATCTTAATAGACATCAGTGCAGTAAAGAGTCTGAAAAAGTACGAATTTGACCAGAATTTGATACTTGGCGCTAACATGGCACTGGAAGATTGCATAACTCTATTTAAAGAAACCGCAAAGTCTCAAACTGAATTTTCGTATTTGGCTGAATTTGTAAAACATTTAGAGCTTGTAGCACACATTCCCGTTCGAAAG ATTGGTTCCTTGGCCGGTAATTTGATGTTGAAGCACGAGAACCCTGCATATCAGTCCGACGTGTTTCTGCTTTTGGAAGCGGTTGGAGCTGTCGTGGTCATCA AGCGGAGTAACGGGAATAAGAAAAGTCTTTCGCTGTTAGATTTTTTGAAGTACGACATGCGGGGTGTGCTTATGGTGGCCATAGAACTGCCTCCATTGAGCAGCAAACATGTGTTTAGAAGCTATAAG ATAATGCCCCGAAACCAAAACGCCTTAGCCATCGTCAACGCAGCGTTTCTCTTCAAAATCAACCCCAAAACGAAGGTCATCGAAGATGCCGTCATCTGCTATGGAAATATTTCTCCCACATTCGTGCATGCAAAAGGCACTGAGGCGTTTTTAAAAGGGAAAATGGTGTTCAACAATGTGACCTTGCAGGCTGCCATCAAGATTTTGAGCAAAGAAATCGTGCCTAAATATGATCCGGCACAACCTTCTAGTGATTTTAGGAAGAAGCTGGCCATTGGTTTGTTTTACAAG GTGATCTTAAATATCTGCCCGCCCAACGCGCTCAACCCTCGCTACCGCTCAGGCGCCACCCTTGTCCAGCGGCCTTTATCCCACGGCAACCAGGAGTTTCAGACTGACTCCTCACTGTACCCGCTCAACCAG ccCGTGACTAAGCTCGAGGCCGTGATCCAGGCGGCAGGCGAGGCCAAATACGCCAACGACATCCCGCCCATGCCGAGGGAGGTGTTCGGGGCCTTCGTACAATCCACTGTGCACTCGGGGGAACTCGTGTCGGTTGACAGTCGTGATGTCTTG GATATAGAAGGAGTTATAGCAGTGTACACCGCCAAAGATATTCCTGGCGTAAATTCCTTCACCGTACCAGGGTTCCAACTGCTAGATGAGGAAGAAGAAATAATCGCCAGCAAAAACATCTTATTCTACGGCCAACCCGTGGCGATCGTCATTGCCACCTCAGAAGAATTAGCTGTTAAAGTCGCCAAGAATGTAAAAGTGACTTATAAAAATGTTCCATCATCAGCTCCCGTGCTAACTATAGACCAGGCAAAGAAGGATAGTAAGAGATACGTCCCAAACGACTCAGCCGCTATTAAGCCTAAAGGGAAAGGGGATGATGTGAAGAAGGTGATAAAGGGCGTATATGAGATAGAGGGGCAGTACCACTATTACATGGAGCCGGTGACGTGTGTTGTGGTTCCGGTGGACCAGGGGCTGGAGGTGTATGACTCGACGCAGTGGATGGACCTCACGCAGAGGGCTATATCGCGATGCTTGAATATTAATGAGAGCGA TGTCCATCTGAAAGTCCGTCGTATCGGCGGTGGCTTCGGCGGTAAGATCAGCCGCAATGTCCGCGCGTCAACAGCTTGTGCGCTAGCCGCCAAACTGCTCAACACACCCTGCCGATTCATAGTGCCGCTGCAGACCAATCTGGCCACGGCTGGCGGGCGACTGCCCTGCCAGTGCGAATACGAG GTGGGCGTAAATGATGATGGCAAGATTCAGTACTTGAATGCAACAATCGTCGAGGACAATGGTTGTTCCAACAACGAGACTGTCCTATCTTACGCTACTTCGGGCTTTACTAACTGCTATGTGCCCGACTACTTTGACGTCAAGATGGCCGCTGTCACGACGGATACACCGTCTAATACTTTTGCGAGAGCACCag gCACTTCCGAGGGCATGGCCTGCGTTGAACACATCATGGAACATATCGCCTTCGCAGTCCAGAAGGACCCGACCGACGTGCGCATCGCCAACATGCGTACCGATGACAATGACCTCCCCACGCTCATTGAGATGTGGAAGAAGGAAACCGACTACGAAAAACGCCTACAAAGCATCCAGGAGTTCAACAAAGCTAATCGCTGGATGAAAAAAGCCATTAAAATCAATATAATGAGTTTCCCAGTAGAATATTATGGGAATTATTCGGCCATGATATCGATTTATCGAGGAGATGGCACGGTGACTGTGACCACGGGGGGAGTTGAAATGGGCCAAGGCGTCAACACCAAAGTTGCCCAGGTTGTCGCTTACAAACTAGGAATACCGCTGGAGATGGTTACCGTCCTCCCGAATTATTCATTCACGGCTGCAAATAATGTATTTTCTGGTTCTAGTATTGTCAGTGAGTGCGTTTGTTACTCTGCTCTCAAATCATGTGATACTCTGATTGAGAGACTGCAGCCTCTTCGGGAAAAAATGTCGAGCCCATCTTGGAGTGCGTTGATCAAGCAGGCTGGGGATGATCAGATCGATTTGACAGCGACCTACATGATGACTGACAAGGAAAGCGACTTGACTGCGTACAGTGCGTTTGCTGTGGCCATTTTGGAAGTTCAGTTGGACGTCTTGACAGCTAGATATGAGATCTTGCGCTGCGATATATTAGAAGATGTCGGATTGAGCGTGAATCCAACTATTGATATTTCACAG GTGGAAGGCGCTTACGTTCAAGGCCTAGGTTACTTCACTACGGAAAAACTAATTCGAGATCCGCAGACCGGTCGGCTGCTCAGCAACCGTTCCCTCACCTATCACGTGCCTCTGGCCCTGGACATACCTGCAGACTTCAGGGTTAAACTGAGGTTCAACTCCAAGAACACAACCGGAGTATTAGGCTCTAAAG CGGTAGGGGAGATGGGAATTTGCACGGCGCATGGCATCACGCACGTGCTGAGGCAGTGCATTCACGAATCCAGAAGAGACTCAAAATACGATACCACGAACTGGATCAATATTG ATGTTCCATACGACGCGGAGTCAATTATGAAAGCTCTAGATGTCCAGCTGGAAGAATTTCTTATTACATAA